The genome window ACCTCGGCCACGCTCGGCGCGCGGCCGTAGCGCCGGCGGGTCACCCCCGAACTCGAGGACGACGACGATGACCGCCGACGAGGTGAAGGCCGCGACGACGCTGACGGAGCTGATGCGCCGCCGCGCCGCGCTCACGCCCGACGCGCCGTACTTCCACCTGTACGGCGAGACGGTGACGTACCGGCGCCTCTGGGAGCAGAGCGCGCGCCACGCGGCGGGGCTCGCGCGCGCGGGCGTGGGCGCGGGCGAGAGGGTCTGCCTCATCTACCCGACGTGCGCCGAGTTCTTCTACACCTTCTTCGGCGCGCTGCGGCTCGGCGCGGTGCCCGTCCCGCTCTACCCGACGCTCGGCGTCGAGGGGACGGCGAGCATCCTCCGGAACTGCCAGGCGCGGGCCATCGCGACGATCGGCTGGTTCAGGAAGGGCGTGGACGAGAGCGTCGGGCTGACCACCGGCGCGCCCGCGATCCTCGAGCCTCCCGACCTCGACGTGGAGGGCCGGGCGCCCTCGGCTCCGCCCGCGCGCGAGGACGACCTCGCCTTCCTCCAGTACACCTCGGGCAGCACGAGCCATCCGCGCGGCGTCATGTTGAGCCACGCGAACGTCGTCGCGACGATCAAGTTCATGGCCGAGGCCGCGGGGCTCACGGCCGAGGACCGGGTCGTGTCGTGGCTGCCGCTCTACCACGACATGGGGCTCATCGGCTGCTCGTTCACGCCGCCGCTCACGGGCACGCCGCTCTGGCTCATGCCGCCCGACCTCCGGAGCCCGCGCGCGTGGCTCGAGCTGGTGACCGAGGTCCGAGCGACGTTCACGGTGTCGCCCGACTTCGGCTACCGGAACTGCGTCCGGCACGTCCGCGACACCGCGGGTCTCGACCTCACGAGCCTCAAGGCCGCGCTCTCGGGCGCCGAGCCCGTGCGCGTCTCGACGATCGAGGCGTTCGAGCGCCACTTCGGCCTCGCGGAGATCGTCCGCCCGTGCTACGGCCTGGCCGAGGCGACGCTCGCCGTGGCGATCTGGCCGCGCCGGGCGCCGCTCAGGCTCGACGTGAGCGGGCGCTTCCTCTCGGTGGGCCGGCCGTGCACCGGCGTCTCGGTGCGGATCCTGGCGCCGCTCGACGCCGGCGCGGGCCTCCACGACGACACCGCGCTCCCGCCGGGGGTCGAGGGCGAGATCTGCGTCAAGAGCCCGGGCGTGATGCGTGGCTACTACGGGGACCCCGAGGCGACGGCGCGCGTGCTCATGCCCGACGGCTGGCTCCGGACCGGCGACCTCGGCTTCGTGGACAAGGACGGCTACCTCTTCGTCGCGGGCCGCTTGAAAGATCTGATCATCCTCGGCGGCGAGAACATCCTGCCGGCGGACGTCGAGGAGGTCGTGGACACCGTCCCCGGCGTCCGCTACTCGGCGGCGGTGGGAATCGACAGCGCGCGCGCCGGGACCCAGCGCCTCCACGTCGTCGCGGAGGTCCGCAGCGAGAGCGCCGGCCACGACGAGTACCACGGCCTCGTCCGCGAGATCGTGAGCCGCGTGCACAAGGCGCGCGGCCACCGTCCCGCGCGCGTCCTCCTCGTGCGCGCGAGCTCGATCCCCAAGACGTCGAGCGGCAAGATCCAGCGCTCGCGCCTCGTCCAGATGATCCGCGACGGCGAGCTCCGCGAGCGGGTCGTGTACGGCGGGCACTGAGGGGAGCGCCGCCGATGGAGTTCGGCTGCCACCTGCCCGTCTACGGCGCCGCCGCCACGCGCGACGTGCTCCTCGGCTTCGCGCGCCGGATGGAGGCGCTCGGCTACGCCTCCCTCTGGGCGAGCGACCACGTCGTCATCCCCTACGCGATCGCCTCGCGCTACCCCTACAGCCCGACGGGCGACTTTCCGCTGCCGCCGGCGACGAACTTTCTCGAGCCCCTGACGGCGCTCGCCCTCGTCGCGGGCGCGACGGAGCGGATCAGGCTCGGCACGACGGTGCTAGTCCTGCCCCACCGCCACCCGGTCCTCGCCGCCAAGATGCTGGCGACGCTCGACCATCTCGCGCCGGGCCGGGTGGTCCTCGGCGCCGGCGTCGGCTGGATGCGCGAGGAGATCGAGATGTTCGGCGTGCCCTACGCGCGGCGCGGCGCCTGGAGCGACGAGGCGATCCGCGTCATGCGGGCGTGCTGGGCGGGCGAGCGCGTCGAGCACCGCGGCGAGTTCTGGCGCTTCCCGCCGTTCGCGGCGCTGCCGCGGCCGGCGCGCGGCACGGTGCCGATCTGGATCGGCGGCCATACGCCGCGCGCCCTCCGGCGCGTCGCCGAGCTGGGCGACGGCTGGCACGCCGCGTTCCCGACCGCCGAGAAGATGCGCGCGGGCGTCGCCGACCTCGAGGCCGCGTGCACGAAGGCCGGGCGCGACGTGAAGTCGCTCGTGATCAGCGCGCGCGTGGGCCTCCCGGCGAAGCAGGACGCGGAGGCGCTCGTGAGGGAGATCCGGGCGCTCGCGGCGCTCGGCGTGAGCCACGTGATCCTCGAGTCGCGCGTCCGCGACCTCGCCGACCTCACGCAGATCTACGAGAAGTTCGCCAGGGAGGTCCGCCCGAGCGTCTGAGCCGGGCCGGCGCCCCTGCTGGAGCCTCGTCCGAAAACGCTACGCGCGACGCGTCAGATCTTCTCGCCGAGCTTCGCCCAGTCGTCCAGGAACTTCTTGAGCCCGATGTCCGTCAGCGGGTGCTTCATGAGCTGCTCGAGCACCGCGAACGGAAGCGTCACCACGTGCGCGCCCGCCTTGGCGGCGTCGATGACGTGGAGCGGGTTGCGAATGGACGCGGCGAGCACCTGCGTCTTGAACCCCTGGACGCGGTAGATCTCGCAGATGTCGCGGACCAGGTCCATGCCGACGGCGGCGATGTCGTCGAGGCGCCCGAGGAACGGGCTGATGTAGTAGGCGCCGGCCTTCGCGGAGAGGAGCGCCTGGGTCGCCGAGAAGCAGAGCGTCTGGTTGACCCGGATGCCCTTGCCCGTGAGGTACTTCACCGCCTTGATCCCGTCCTTGGTGAGCGGGCACTTCACGACGACGTTGTCGGCGATCTGGCGGAGCTCCTCGCCCTCCTTCACCATGCCCTCGAAATCCGTCGCGACCACCTCGAGGCTCACGTCGCCGGGCACGACCGAGCAGATCTCCTCGACGAGCGGCCGGAAGGGGCGCTTCTCCTTGGCGATCAGCGACGGGTTGGTGGTGACGCCGTCCACCAGGCCGAGCGCGACGCCCTCCTTGATCTCGGTCACGCTGGCGGTGTCGAGAAAGATTTTCATTCGTTCCTCCTGAGGGTCACGCGCGTTCCCGCGCGGACCGCCTTGAATGCCTTGGGATCGCCGACGATCCGCCCCACGACGTTCACCGGGCTGGCGGGACGGATCTCGTCGCCCCGGCTCATCGGCGTCGGGCCGAAGAAGACGCAGAACGCGCGCCCCGGCGGCCAGTAGCCGAGGTCGCCCGGCTCGACGACCTCCCGGGGCGACTCGGGAGCGGCGGTGAGGCCGATGTCGAAGTAAATCTCGTCGCCCCAGGTGTCGGCCTTCGCCTCGATCGGCAGCGCGTCCCAGATCGCGGCGGCCGTCTTCGAATCGTTGAGCCGCGCCTCCGTCGAGACCCGGCCCGCCGTGATCACGATCGCGCGATCCGCCACGGGCTCAAGCCTAGTCCTCGCGGCGAAGAGGTGTCAACTGCGCCGCATCAGGCGGAACGCGATGTTCGGGCCGAGGCGGCCCTGGTACGCGAGCCAGATCCAGAGCATCGCGAGCGGCTCGAGCAGGCGCGCCTGGGCGAGCGGGCCCGCGTCGACGACGTCGAAGCCGAGCGCCTTCACCAGCTCGCTCACCGTCGCCTTCGCGCCGGCGTCGCCGCCGCAGACGAACATCGTAGCCGGCGCCTCCGGGTAGCGAGGGTCGGTCATGTTGCCGGCGCCCGTCGTGTTGAGCGCCTTCACGACCCTGGCGCCCTTCGCCCAGCGCGCGACCGACTCACCGCCCGACGTCGTGTGCCCCACGCTGAGGGCCGAGAGGTCGGGCCGGAGCGGGTTGGTGCAGTCGATCACCACCTTGCCGCCGAGGTCGCCCGCCTGGCGAATCGCGCTCTCCGTCGCCTCGAACGGCGTCGCCAGCACGACCACCGGGCCGAACGCGGCGGCCTCCGCCACCGTGCCGGCGCGGGCCGACTTCCCCGCCGCCGCGACGAGCGCCTGCACCTTCGGGCTCTTCGCGTCGCGTGCGCCGAACATGACGTCGTGCCCGGCGAGCGCCCAACGCGTGCCGACGGCGGACCCGACGTTCCCCGTGCCGATGATCCCGATTCGCATCGCGCCTCCCGTGGCGCGGCCTCAGCCGCGCCGCTCGTATTCTCCGAGCGTAGCATCGAGCGCAATCCGGTCGGGCACCGTGGACC of Candidatus Methylomirabilota bacterium contains these proteins:
- a CDS encoding AMP-binding protein, with the protein product MTADEVKAATTLTELMRRRAALTPDAPYFHLYGETVTYRRLWEQSARHAAGLARAGVGAGERVCLIYPTCAEFFYTFFGALRLGAVPVPLYPTLGVEGTASILRNCQARAIATIGWFRKGVDESVGLTTGAPAILEPPDLDVEGRAPSAPPAREDDLAFLQYTSGSTSHPRGVMLSHANVVATIKFMAEAAGLTAEDRVVSWLPLYHDMGLIGCSFTPPLTGTPLWLMPPDLRSPRAWLELVTEVRATFTVSPDFGYRNCVRHVRDTAGLDLTSLKAALSGAEPVRVSTIEAFERHFGLAEIVRPCYGLAEATLAVAIWPRRAPLRLDVSGRFLSVGRPCTGVSVRILAPLDAGAGLHDDTALPPGVEGEICVKSPGVMRGYYGDPEATARVLMPDGWLRTGDLGFVDKDGYLFVAGRLKDLIILGGENILPADVEEVVDTVPGVRYSAAVGIDSARAGTQRLHVVAEVRSESAGHDEYHGLVREIVSRVHKARGHRPARVLLVRASSIPKTSSGKIQRSRLVQMIRDGELRERVVYGGH
- a CDS encoding LLM class F420-dependent oxidoreductase; its protein translation is MEFGCHLPVYGAAATRDVLLGFARRMEALGYASLWASDHVVIPYAIASRYPYSPTGDFPLPPATNFLEPLTALALVAGATERIRLGTTVLVLPHRHPVLAAKMLATLDHLAPGRVVLGAGVGWMREEIEMFGVPYARRGAWSDEAIRVMRACWAGERVEHRGEFWRFPPFAALPRPARGTVPIWIGGHTPRALRRVAELGDGWHAAFPTAEKMRAGVADLEAACTKAGRDVKSLVISARVGLPAKQDAEALVREIRALAALGVSHVILESRVRDLADLTQIYEKFAREVRPSV
- the fsa gene encoding fructose-6-phosphate aldolase, coding for MKIFLDTASVTEIKEGVALGLVDGVTTNPSLIAKEKRPFRPLVEEICSVVPGDVSLEVVATDFEGMVKEGEELRQIADNVVVKCPLTKDGIKAVKYLTGKGIRVNQTLCFSATQALLSAKAGAYYISPFLGRLDDIAAVGMDLVRDICEIYRVQGFKTQVLAASIRNPLHVIDAAKAGAHVVTLPFAVLEQLMKHPLTDIGLKKFLDDWAKLGEKI
- a CDS encoding cyclophilin-like fold protein, translating into MADRAIVITAGRVSTEARLNDSKTAAAIWDALPIEAKADTWGDEIYFDIGLTAAPESPREVVEPGDLGYWPPGRAFCVFFGPTPMSRGDEIRPASPVNVVGRIVGDPKAFKAVRAGTRVTLRRNE
- a CDS encoding NADPH-dependent F420 reductase; translated protein: MRIGIIGTGNVGSAVGTRWALAGHDVMFGARDAKSPKVQALVAAAGKSARAGTVAEAAAFGPVVVLATPFEATESAIRQAGDLGGKVVIDCTNPLRPDLSALSVGHTTSGGESVARWAKGARVVKALNTTGAGNMTDPRYPEAPATMFVCGGDAGAKATVSELVKALGFDVVDAGPLAQARLLEPLAMLWIWLAYQGRLGPNIAFRLMRRS